The genomic segment CACACATTTGACCCGCTCAATGGTTAACTGTTTGGATACgtatgtttatttttgttacGTATGTGGATACCTATGTTCAGTTTGTCAAACATTAATAATCAGCAATTGACTATCATGTGTCTCAATTGCCTCCTAGTATCGATTCACATGATAACACATGAAACGTTTTCAATGAGGTGCATAATGTCACGGTTATTAATATAAACGCGATGcttcaaaaaacaaaagaatatCCATACTGCTATGTTGTAATGAACACGATTTGCTCTTGGGTCCCTTTCATTATTGCCTTTAGAGAGACCTCAAGAGTGAGTCTTTATTGATTGGTGCTATACTATAGATAGACTGGCTAACgatttaattgtgtttgtgtttctgcgtCTCAGGTGAAGCAGATAGAAAAGCGGGACTCTGTGTTGACCTCCACGCAGCAAATAGATAGACTCCTCAGGCCTGGAGCCTCCTATTTCAACCTAAACCCATTTGAGGTAACTGGGTCATCATTGATCACCTTTTGCAGGTGACATAAACGGCTTGGAATATCAGTATGAAATAGGTGGTATTTACATCGGTTAGGTTTAGTTATACTAGACTGTTGTAAGACTGGCATTCTTTTAtcaaatgatgatgataatggtgtgtgagtatgtatttgttttatataaatatatattatacatactaAAATAATGACTGTCTTTCAGGTGTTGCAAATCGATCCCGAGGCAACTGATACTGAATTGAAGAAGAGATTCCGCGCGGTAAGAAATCTACCTCCAGACACCCTAGCAGATTCCTCGATTTCGCTGGACAAAATGTACCACACTCATTTTGGAAATagagaaagcaaacaaattGCAATTCCTATTCACATTTTAATATCTGCTTCCTTTCTGTATACAGCTCTCCATTTTGGTACATCCTGATAAGAACCAAGATGACCCAGACAGAGCACAGAAAGCATTCGAAGGTAGAAGTCCTTTCTGGTTTTCTCATAATGGATTTCAGGTATCCAGCCTGTATTTCTGGGACTGCAGGAGTTGAGATGGTATGGTAATTTAGTGGGTCTTTCTTTAGCCATTTCCAACACGGCATGttgttattatgtattatgtacTCCATTATATACTACCCAATGAAAACATTGACTTTAAATGCAAATCTAGTGTTTTATCTACTTTCCATGTTCAGAATGGATTTATCAGGACATGCACATGGATATCCTTATCCTCAGCCAGTATATTACCGTCTATACAATCTGAAACTAAAGGTTAAATTCACAAAATCACCTTCCACAGCATCGTATAATGGGGaatatttttattgaaatgGGGCTAACCATTGtacaatttaaaatgtattaagtGACATTTGTTTGTTGTCTCGCTCTAGCTGTGGACAAGGCATACAAAAACCTTCTGGATCCCGAGCAGAAGAAGAGGGCTGTGGACGTCATCAGTGCTGGGAGGGAGTATATAGAGCATACGGTGAGGGAGCACTCCTATTCGGGGATACTCGTAGGGCAGATCTCACCCTGTAAGTTAGCATTCACATGGTGACTTGATGTAAACACGACGATGCTGTCCTGTGCACCAAACAGatgaaggaaaagaagaaacaGCTGAAGAAGGATGGCAAGCCAGTGTTTGTGGAGGAGGATGACCCAGAAATGGTAATGCAATCCCATCTCCCTCTTTAGGCTCTCCGCCCAAATCGACTTCTGATGGTTTTAATTGGGAAAAAAACTGAATTGAGACTGTATTCTACAATTTCAATTTGGTATGTGAATAATATGT from the Gadus morhua chromosome 22, gadMor3.0, whole genome shotgun sequence genome contains:
- the dnajc8 gene encoding dnaJ homolog subfamily C member 8, which codes for MAAAGGEPSAPSSSDDLFQNFYTEVKQIEKRDSVLTSTQQIDRLLRPGASYFNLNPFEVLQIDPEATDTELKKRFRALSILVHPDKNQDDPDRAQKAFEAVDKAYKNLLDPEQKKRAVDVISAGREYIEHTMKEKKKQLKKDGKPVFVEEDDPEMFRQAVYKQTMKLFAELEIKRKEREAKDMHERKRAREEEIETAEKAKRDREWQKNFEETRDGRVDSWRTFQSKGKKKEKKNRSFLKPPKVKMEQRE